From a region of the Gymnogyps californianus isolate 813 chromosome 22, ASM1813914v2, whole genome shotgun sequence genome:
- the NFYC gene encoding nuclear transcription factor Y subunit gamma isoform X2: MSTDGGFGTASNSDAQQSLQSFWPRVMEEIRNLTLKDFRVQELPLARIKKIMKLDEDVKMISAEAPVLFAKAAQIFITELTLRAWIHTEDNKRRTLQRNDIAMAITKFDQFDFLIDIVPRDELKPPKRQEEVRQAVTPAEPVQYYFTLAQQPAAVQVQGQQQGQQTTTSTTTIQPGQIIIAQPQQGQSTPVTMQVGEGQQVQIVQAQPQGQTQQAQSGTGQTMQVMQQIITNTGEIQQIPITQTEVQQGQQQFSQFTDGQQLYQIQQVTMPAGQDITQPMFIQSTNQTSDGQATQVTGD, encoded by the exons ATGTCCACAGATGGTGGCTTCGGCACAGCTAGCAATAGCGATGCCCAGCAAAGCCTCCAGTCCTTCTGGCCACGAGTCATGGAGGAGATACGCAATCTCACACTG AAAGACTTCAGAGTTCAAGAACTCCCTCTGGCTCGTATTAAGAAGATAATGAAACTAGATGAAGATGTGAAG ATGATCAGTGCAGAAGCTCCTGTGTTGTTCGCCAAGGCAGCTCAGATATTCATAACAGAATTGACTTTGCGAGCATGGATACACACAGAAGATAACAAGCGGAGGACTCTGCAG AGGAATGACATTGCCATGGCAATTACAAAGTTTGATCAATTTGACTTTCTTATCGATATTGTTCCAAGAGATGAACTGAAGCCTCCAAAGCGGCAG GAAGAGGTGCGTCAGGCTGTGACCCCAGCTGAGCCTGTACAGTATTATTTCACACTTGctcagcagcctgctgcagtgCAGGTTCAGGGGCAGCAGCAAGGACAGCAGACCACCACGTCTACGACGACTATCCAGCCAGGACAGATCATCATCGCCCAGCCTCAGCAAGGGCAG AGCACCCCCGTGACGATGCAGGTTGGAGAAGGCCAGCAGGTACAGATAGTGCAGGCCCAGCCGCAAGGACAGACCCAGCAGGCTCAGAGTGGAACTGGGCAGACCATGCAAGTCATGCAGCAGATCATCACCAATACAGGAGAAATCCAGCAAATACCG ATAACGCAGACAGAAGTCcagcaaggacagcagcagttcagccagttcACAGACGGACAG CAACTTTATCAGATCCAGCAAGTGACCATGCCTGCAGGCCAGGACATCACCCAGCCCATGTTCATTCAGTCCACCAACCAAACCTCAGACGGCCAAGCCACGCAAGTGACCGGGGACTGA
- the NFYC gene encoding nuclear transcription factor Y subunit gamma isoform X1 yields the protein MSTDGGFGTASNSDAQQSLQSFWPRVMEEIRNLTLKDFRVQELPLARIKKIMKLDEDVKMISAEAPVLFAKAAQIFITELTLRAWIHTEDNKRRTLQRNDIAMAITKFDQFDFLIDIVPRDELKPPKRQEEVRQAVTPAEPVQYYFTLAQQPAAVQVQGQQQGQQTTTSTTTIQPGQIIIAQPQQGQSTPVTMQVGEGQQVQIVQAQPQGQTQQAQSGTGQTMQVMQQIITNTGEIQQIPVQLNAGQLQYIRLAQPVSGTQVVQGQIQTLATNAQQITQTEVQQGQQQFSQFTDGQQLYQIQQVTMPAGQDITQPMFIQSTNQTSDGQATQVTGD from the exons ATGTCCACAGATGGTGGCTTCGGCACAGCTAGCAATAGCGATGCCCAGCAAAGCCTCCAGTCCTTCTGGCCACGAGTCATGGAGGAGATACGCAATCTCACACTG AAAGACTTCAGAGTTCAAGAACTCCCTCTGGCTCGTATTAAGAAGATAATGAAACTAGATGAAGATGTGAAG ATGATCAGTGCAGAAGCTCCTGTGTTGTTCGCCAAGGCAGCTCAGATATTCATAACAGAATTGACTTTGCGAGCATGGATACACACAGAAGATAACAAGCGGAGGACTCTGCAG AGGAATGACATTGCCATGGCAATTACAAAGTTTGATCAATTTGACTTTCTTATCGATATTGTTCCAAGAGATGAACTGAAGCCTCCAAAGCGGCAG GAAGAGGTGCGTCAGGCTGTGACCCCAGCTGAGCCTGTACAGTATTATTTCACACTTGctcagcagcctgctgcagtgCAGGTTCAGGGGCAGCAGCAAGGACAGCAGACCACCACGTCTACGACGACTATCCAGCCAGGACAGATCATCATCGCCCAGCCTCAGCAAGGGCAG AGCACCCCCGTGACGATGCAGGTTGGAGAAGGCCAGCAGGTACAGATAGTGCAGGCCCAGCCGCAAGGACAGACCCAGCAGGCTCAGAGTGGAACTGGGCAGACCATGCAAGTCATGCAGCAGATCATCACCAATACAGGAGAAATCCAGCAAATACCG GTTCAGTTGAATGCTGGCCAGCTGCAGTATATCCGCTTAGCCCAACCTGTGTCAGGCACCCAGGTAGTCCAGGGGCAGATCCAGACGCTTGCAACCAATGCACAGCAG ATAACGCAGACAGAAGTCcagcaaggacagcagcagttcagccagttcACAGACGGACAG CAACTTTATCAGATCCAGCAAGTGACCATGCCTGCAGGCCAGGACATCACCCAGCCCATGTTCATTCAGTCCACCAACCAAACCTCAGACGGCCAAGCCACGCAAGTGACCGGGGACTGA